In the Vanessa atalanta chromosome 13, ilVanAtal1.2, whole genome shotgun sequence genome, atgtatgAAAAGTACATTCTTttgctaatatatgtatataaaatattcaaaaagtaaCTTACAAATGGGAATAGCAGATACGATGAAAGCATTTCCATAGAATAAGGCTGATGATTTAGTGGAAACATTTCTACTAAAATCTTGTAATAATAACTCTTCTTCCTTGGTAAACGCTTTGTTTGCTTTTCctgacatatttattaaatgaaaactaacGTCTGTATGAAATTCTATGGATCCACAAAATTGGAGAAAGTAAATAACTCGACTACAACTCTTGAAACGTGTACGTTTTCAGCTGACAAGACAATCTAAAATCTTTCTGATGACATTTAGCTTACAAGTCACTTGACGTTTTCAGTCTCGTATCCAACgtgtcaaatttaataatagataaaaaattaaaaacatattcaaatatatgttatataaaatatgggcATTTCTCGTGgctaataaattatgtacttgTTGGTAAAGGACAAGCCCACATTTATAGGCCCACTCATATACCCACTCATCACGTATTCTACatcaaacatcaatatttattaaattgttgtgatccggtttgaagcgtgtaacttagtgttgcatatcggtagtccactatcgatagactatcgatagttaaggtgtaagcgatactatcgatagtctattgATAGTTTCCCATGAGCAATATTGATACTATCAATAGTTTTGCAAAATCcgttacttttaacctaaactatcgatagtatcgatagttttgtgcTATCGATAGCCAGTAATTTCCGATAGTATTACTTTCTCAAGATAAGTAATTTAGCAGACCAACtatagtgtatatttaaataaatgaaattaaatttaccacaatatttgtttttgaattaagaCATTTTGTGCGGAATAaggaatattgaaaaatttgaaTGTGAAAGAcgttgtcaatatttttttgtgtttgatttatgaataaacgttataaatactcataacattaaaaaaaacttttagagGACGGTGGCATTACAATGAAACTTTTTTGTAGTAATCTTGAGTGTAGCGATTAGaatacattacttacattaaaaaaccaaTCCTATCAAAAAATCCCtggctatcgatagtccaaaactatcgatactatcgatagtagcaATAGTATCTCGctactaccaatagtattgcttacaaagagctagcgatactatcgatagtattgttcACGGAGAGCTATCTATATTATTGATAGTATTGATCACgttactatcgatagttctatcgatatcctgaatagttttcgaggtcaactatcgatagtcaaactatcgatagttctgcaccGCTGGTGGTACTGCAAGCAAAGGagcacaatattttaattcccAAGTTTGGCAGCACATTGGTGATGGTTAGAtgataatatttctgacagaGCCATTTACCTGGTCTCCtgttctcgttttttttttaagtatagatTTACTTAACATATCGTcataatattaatctaatatGGATCTgctaacaatttttattatgaatcgggaaataattataacttcatCTTTAAGATGTCAAAAATATCCAACAATGTAGTCTGCTCAaggaaatgaaaacaaaaataaaaaagaaaacttaagaCTCGGCTGTAAGATGTgatgcaatgtttttttatagtgcTTGCTTTGCTTTGAACTTTTGAAGTTTGATTTTGTCATTCGTGTAAATTACTGTCAAGTGTCAACGGATAGTGCTGGgtcatttcagattttatgtaaaacgaaacgaaccggttttttacacttacaaaacagttcttcgaaatggttataaaaaaaaccggtttGTTTTCATAGGTTCGAGAACTTacgtatatacttatatttacgatactttactgaaataatgtatattcaacactggagtcatattatataattttaaaaatagacttcgactttataatttatttggattaattctACGTCACGcacttatttgcatttaaaaaaacagaaaattaagaaatatttttaaattatttgtaatttaataagcagttaatactaaatctgtaataaaaaaataataagcgtataaggagcctacgaaaacttttttttttgtttcgtaattttttaattcttctacaaccaaatttgaatttgtatttctgtaggaataagattcaaatccaaagtagttctttataactggtttaatattcatacaataatagtccttacgtcgatcaaaataaagtgcttagtcagttacacGTGAAAGGAACCGGTTCGCGCAGCGGTACCAAGAAACAGGTTTTTCATTTTAGTCtattcttctacaaccaaatttgtattgtatttctatagaaataagattaattgtagcatattcgttacttcaaatccaaagtagttctttataactggtttaatattcatacaataatagtccttactgcgatcaaaataaagtgcttagtcagttacgCGTGATCGGAACCGGTTCGCGCAGCGGTACCAAGAAACAGGTTTTTCGATTTAGTCTtttcttctacaaccaaatttgtattgtatttctatagaaataagattcattgtagcatattcgttacttcaaatccaaagtagttctttataactggtttaatattcatacaataatagtccttacgtCAATTAAAATAgagtgcttagtcagttacacGTGAAAGGAACCGGTTCGCGAAGCAGTACCAAAACGAAGGCCGCCGGTGGCGAGTGTCGTCTCGTTCGTTTTAAATCCAGAAACAGTTCGTTCgttctttttaaagtaactagttCTTAAAACCGTTTCTGAAAAAAACTCCCAGCACTATCAACggaatttgttttcaaattttgaatacaaagctgtttattattacagtatttCTGCTCTGTGAGCAGTATCAAATAATTTTGCATTATTAATAAGGATTATTAAGAATAAGtagaatagtaaaataattgtttcgaATATGAGTCATTTTGAGTTTTCCATCCCATTACAAAAAGACGAGTTATTAGAATCTCATGCTGGCCAGTATCATGTTGAAGATGTTGTTCAGCCCAGGTTACTTCTCTCAAAACTTCAAGGTTTGTATTTGCTTAAACACTACTAATattcataagtaaataatatatttattttttatttatatgaattattcgAATAGATGCGGCCCGTGCTTACAACTCTGATGGTGTCGACTATATACTAGAACATTTTGATACCTATTTCTCTATTATAGTTCATGGGACTAAATTAGAAtggaatgtaataaataaaggtaaGTTAACATAATTATCAATTACTTGTAATTTCCTGATACttataggaaatatttttttttttaggttttgatCATATAGTAAGGACTGTCAAAAATTTGTGTGGACATCTCGAACTAATATTACAAGAGCAAGTAATAGATGCAGACATacgaatgaaaaatttaaacatagtaAAAATGACTATGTATTTGTTCACtcaaataatgaaaacaaaagatGCTAAATTAGCTGCTGATGTAAGTCTTACTTTCATTCTACAGAaatgatttacatataaattataaagtaaactaCTAATTAGTAATGttctattttacttatatttacatttaaagggAAGTAAGTtgctttggtttttttttatagaattcaaCAAAATTAACATTGGGTAAGAAAGGAAAAAAGGCAACAGATGATGATGAGTTCTGTGGATGGACTGAAGCAGACAAGCAAGCAGCGCTTATCTGTTTACACATGCTTCTACAACAACCATTGTCACAGCTATGGGATCCACCTTTGGCCGAAGACAATTTTGTGTCGTTAGTCCTTTCTTAgcataacaataatttactaaattttttttaagagtgCTTATTCCAATTGCTGCTTCTCAATTTCTGTCATTTTTAAGCTTGTGTGCATGTAAATGCTTATGCATGTAAACTACTAGAGACAAGCCAATCAATATAAAGCATTGTGATGCTATTACAAAATTTCTTTTGTATAGTTATATTTTCTACGACTTTTGGctgtacttttatattaaatcgtaatttttttctcaaatttacaacaaatgacaaatcatttgttaaaattaatcttaaacaaATCAGTTATgcttttgtacaatattttttgtttaagtaactgataaatatttggaataatACCTTTAAAATATCTCATGAAAATGGCTAATCTAgcataaaaactcttttaaattaaatttttttttttaaatgtcatataatcAAACATTTACAGCTGTATTGTGTcattcatacataaataactGTAACGTAATGTTAATTACAGAATGGTAGCAGATCCTTGTTACAAAGCTTTAGaggaacagataataaaaactaaaacagtACGAGAAACTGTATTTCAAATTTTAGGAGtcctcataaaaaaatataaccatgGGACATCTTGTCTCATAAAATTGGTTCaggtacttaattataatttataaatatatattttttataataaacccaCTATTTTATCATTAGACTTCTTTACTTTCTGGGACAAAATATGCTTATGTCAACAATTACTTATTGTCTATCCAAACTAGACTTAAAACTCCTCTGATTGTAATAGGCTAGCTATTGTGTCTAGTGTTCTGTTCtgattttctttcaataattatgtaaatatcagAACTGTAAAGGattcataaaaaagttttaaaggaTCTATAATAATTGTCATACACCATATGAGGAAAATAGAGAACTTTCGTTAATTAcagttgtttaaatattacactaccatagtaaataaatcaataaataaatttcaggtgTTACAAATAGTTGAACATTCCGTGTCACCAATATGTGCTGGTGTAGTACAGCTAACTAAGGATTTTGGTCTGAGTACATTTGGGCCACAAATGGTaagatgatttatttaatttgcatacCAATACAATCTCTTTTTTGTagcttataatttgtataaagtaaaagtaaagtaacagcctattAAACTCCAAATGCTAGACTAAGTCCAGCATCTTCTCTTaagaagaattttttttttaattaatttaaagcctTCTACGaccaaattattgtaattaattgtaaagcATACTCTTAATCAGTCCACATTTAGTCTAATCAGATCTACATGAAGGTAGAACtaaaagtgtaaaataatacttataaattacaCACATAAATTGCAtggtttatttcatttgttattattattattgttagtgtatacccaaaataatgtttaatgccAGTTAAATAGGACATGAATACAAACATTCACTATAATTTTGCTTAGGTTCGTGAGATTACGGAAGCATTGGCTTCAACAGAAGAAGACAATGGGGGTGCGGGCACTGAACAAGGTACTGCTAAAAATTGTGGAGCTTTCTTACTTGAACTTACAAAAGAATTGCCCAAGGAAATGGTGAATGCCATAGCTACTATACAACCTTACTTGGAAAGTGATGAGGTGTGTGTTTAGATAATAGTATCCCCTTTAATAAAGTACAATAGTTTTctataaacaatgtttaaataacataacaacttattatattatcaaaagtGCTCAAATCTTTCAAGAAGTCttaagtaacatttatttgtaattttatagtcATATACCATTCGCATCAGTGTACTAGGCATGATGTGCGAGGTTCTAAGTGTCGAGCTGACTGGTGAGGGATTATCTGATGAACAACGAATACAACGTGATGACTTCCTTGATGATCTGTATGAGCACATGCATGACCTCTCAGCTTATGTGCGACACAAGgcaagtattaaaaaaacaaattttgaccAATGTTAAAATGGTTTTAACAATGTTCTATTTCAACCTTAGGTTCTTCAATTTTGGTGTAGATTGCAAAGAGAAAACTGTGTACCTGTGACCCGACAGCATGTGGTACTTGAACGAGCAATCGGTCGCTTGAAGGACAAAGCGGCGCTCGTTAGAAAGGCCGCTATTCAGTTGTTAAAGGTAATATctttgttttagattttttaagatCTATAATTGACtaaaacttaatttgaatttaatttgtaatgctAATTACAGATATTTTTAGAATGTAATCCATTCTCTGCTCAATTAAAACTACAACTTCTGGAAGAGCAGTTAAAAAATgagcaaaatattttagaagatcTCCAAAAGAAGTTAAATCCTGGACCTGATCCTGTTCTTATTCAACATTGGGAGAAAATAGAAAAAGATGTTCTAAAGACCATAAATGAAAAAATGGATACTCTCACTCAAGATGAGCCAGAACTATCTCAGGCTTCTATTGAAAATGTATATGAAGCAATTCGTAAAAAATTACgtgaaaaagatttttataaggCTTACTTGATCGTGAAACATGCTGAAAGACAGTATCCTGATGCTAAGTTGTTAAGGTGTGATATGAAAAAAAGCGATCAGGTACTTAAAAACCCATAGATTTCGAAACTTAATTTCGGTCAATGccgttttcattattttatttaattatttaaaagaaaataccaAATAAGGCATGTTCATTCTTATTTTAGGTGGACTACTTTGTGGCATTATTACGTAATGTTTTCATTGTACCAGAAAAACCTCAGTCCATATCTTTAACGCAGCAATGCGAAAATGAAATCGCACTCTACAAGAGACTCGAAGAAAAAGAAAGTATCGTAGCATTTTTGCAAGAATCAGTACATTTTAGCAAAATGATATCAGAAGCAGTTCCCCTAATCAACTCACTGTTAATGTCAAAGCAAGCGGGAGACGTGAGCGAGGCGATCGATTTCTTCACGACCGCCCACCATTTCAATATCGAATCCGCCAAAGAAGGAGTCACAAATATGCTCCTACTCGTATGGTCACCGGATCAAGTGAGTGATGAACATTTTTGAGATTAGCATCTCGTACCGTAGGACGTGACGTACGTACGTAAGTGGcacctttttattttgtttttgataacgAGGACAAACGTGAAGCGGTGGAGCGCGCGTACCGCGAGATGTACCTGGAGAGCGAGGTGAAGGCGGAGCGCGCGCGCGCCTTCGCGGTGGCGCGACAGCTGAGCGCGCTCGCCGCCGCGCTGGACCGCGGCGCCGCGCTCGCGCTGCAGCACCTCGTCGACAAGTGGCTCGCGCGGGCCGACATCACGCCCGCGCTCATACAGGTCTAATACGCATATGCATGCATATAAAGTCAGCCAGATTCTAAAACCGCTGGACGAAAATGTTTACTGgttatttttttccttgtaGGTATTTTGGGAAATGTTCCTAAAAAAGATCGATGGTACGACCGATATGGATAGCTACGCAGCCCTATCCTTTCTTGTCATGATAGCCAAAGCTAAACCGTCAGTGGCGCTCGCGAACATTGAAGTGATTCAAACCCATGGACTGACGGGAGATTACGACACGAGGAGGTTAAGTGTTGAACTTCTTATCTCGCTATCCAAAAAGAACACGAGATATCCCGCAGATCACACTATTTTCACATCATTGTATGACAGTCTTATGGaagcatttttaaaattcgataaGTTTACGGCATTCGCTGCCAACTCCGTAGACTTAATATATGCTGTTTGCGATACACCTGACgttatttgtacaaaaatactAGCAGAGATGTACAAGTGTATAGAGCAATCGTTAGTAAAAGATGCAGACAACGAGGAAGAGGCCAGTCTACCGACCGAACTGCTTATAAGATTCATATTTATGCTAGGTCATATAGCATTACAACAACTCATTTATCTGGACATAACCGTTTACAGTGAACTAAGAAGAAGGAACCAAGTAAATACAgttaattattagaataataaagttaattttttgaaattttataaaaataaaactcctttttttttatttgaaggtACGGGAAGAACGTAAAGTGGAAGAAAAGCGTAAAAAGAAAATGGGTGCATTTGCAACTCCAAAACGACGCGGCCGTATCGACGACCTGCGAAGGCAAACGCTCATGAATGCCAGCAATGCGAGCGCTTCCTCACGTGGCCAGCGTTCCGCTAGTGTCACATCTAATAAGGGTCCATCGGTAATTTTACTCGAGTCGATACGAGCTTTACTACTCCcacattactttataatataattttatttaccttaacTAGGCAAACACAACCATGACCGAGGAGGAAACGGGTCTCGAGGGAGCCGTAGCGGACGACGCGGACGCGGAGTACGTCCGCAGCGTGTGCGAGCGGGACATCGTGGGCGCGGGCACGGCGCTGGCGCGCTACGTGCCGCTGCTGCGCTGGCTGCTGGCCAACGCCGCGCGCTGCTCGCCCGCGCTGCAGGCCGCCGCCGCGCTCACCTTCACCCGGTGCGGATACTTTAATCGATGTGGAAGCACTTgcatacacttgcttattgatgcTAAAAAATACCTCTCATTCAGAAAAAACGACGAAAGAAAATTTGCAGGAGTAATTTAACAAAGATTATGATGTTTATttcctaattatatatatatattctcaacaagatcatacatattattattatatatgatctttttgagaataaaaacttataaagtataatttttcgATTATTTCATCATATAATTTCGATCCTTCTTTCAACAGGTATATGTTGGTATCGAGCTCCGTGTGTGAAGAAGGTCTTCAATTAATGGTAACAGTGCTGAAGAGGTCCAAAAATGTTTCCCTCCGAACGAATCTTACAATCGCTTTCGCCGATTTAACATTACGGTTCCCTAATCTGACCCAGCCGTGGACGCATCATATATACCATATGTAAGTCaatctaattataaaacaaaacaacaatagTACCTACTGTTtactcataattaaatttaaaagtttaaaaaaaaaaggaacgtTTTGTTGTAAGAGTTTACGTAGTTAAGCAGACGCAGCGTCCATTGAAGGAGCATTTAAATTACCAATTTCCGGCCGCGGTGTCACCCACGCATAGGAGGAGTGGTGGGTGGCTTAGTTAGATATTAGGAATTATACTTTTAGATATGTTAAGTAATTAACATGTGAACGATTAACAGACAAACTGACTTTCGCTTTATCATATTAGTAGGGAAACCATGAAAAATAATGtgttattaagaaattatacatatgtttatttattttttcgaattatttatacaaaacatttccCAACAGACTCAGTGATGAAGAACTAGAAGTTCGTCAGTGCGCTGTGAAAATGCTGTCATTCCTGGTATTACACGAGATGGTCCGTGTAAAAGGTCAAATAGCCGACATGGCTTTGTGTTGCGCAGACAAGGACCCTCGTATAGCTTCTATGACTCgattatttttcaaacaacTCTCTCAAAAAGGAAATGCTTTATATAATGTCATGCCGGATATTATATCGCGACTAAGCGATCCGGAGTTAAATGTTCCAGAAGAACAATACAGGGTTATCATGAAGTAAGACTTTCaggattatttttatcattacgcACTATAGTAGTTATGCAGCGAAATGCATCGTTACATTTTGGTAACATTATGTAACTTGAATTACTTAACTATTATTGTTAGTGAGAGATATTGATTCCTACATTAgcgaatattgtaatataagcTAATATATCACCCTATGGATCCACGTATGTGGCGACATGAGATTAATGATTActcttttaaaagtaatagtaCGAGCAGTAGGTGGATAAGTCGCCCATCGCCAAGAAGCAATTCTTAAggttgttgtgtttcggtttgaaggatgagtgagccaatgcaACTAGATGCACAAATCAATTacagttcccaaggctggtggcgaaTTGCCAATAtaaggaatcgttaaaatttcttatggcacaaatgtctatgggtagtgatAACCACGAACCTACCATCAATTGGTCCATTTATaagtccgcctaccgatactgtaaaaaaataagaaaaagacAGCATCTACACTAGGTATCCGTCAGATGTTTCTTATATGTTTGGAAATAgcatgttaatataatatgctgatgcatatttttttcataacaacACCGCACCAGGTCTGTTGTCAGCCTAGCTACACCATTGATGACTGatataatgatgataaataatta is a window encoding:
- the LOC125068485 gene encoding condensin complex subunit 1, encoding MSHFEFSIPLQKDELLESHAGQYHVEDVVQPRLLLSKLQDAARAYNSDGVDYILEHFDTYFSIIVHGTKLEWNVINKGFDHIVRTVKNLCGHLELILQEQVIDADIRMKNLNIVKMTMYLFTQIMKTKDAKLAADNSTKLTLGKKGKKATDDDEFCGWTEADKQAALICLHMLLQQPLSQLWDPPLAEDNFVSMVADPCYKALEEQIIKTKTVRETVFQILGVLIKKYNHGTSCLIKLVQVLQIVEHSVSPICAGVVQLTKDFGLSTFGPQMVREITEALASTEEDNGGAGTEQGTAKNCGAFLLELTKELPKEMVNAIATIQPYLESDESYTIRISVLGMMCEVLSVELTGEGLSDEQRIQRDDFLDDLYEHMHDLSAYVRHKVLQFWCRLQRENCVPVTRQHVVLERAIGRLKDKAALVRKAAIQLLKIFLECNPFSAQLKLQLLEEQLKNEQNILEDLQKKLNPGPDPVLIQHWEKIEKDVLKTINEKMDTLTQDEPELSQASIENVYEAIRKKLREKDFYKAYLIVKHAERQYPDAKLLRCDMKKSDQVDYFVALLRNVFIVPEKPQSISLTQQCENEIALYKRLEEKESIVAFLQESVHFSKMISEAVPLINSLLMSKQAGDVSEAIDFFTTAHHFNIESAKEGVTNMLLLVWSPDQDKREAVERAYREMYLESEVKAERARAFAVARQLSALAAALDRGAALALQHLVDKWLARADITPALIQVFWEMFLKKIDGTTDMDSYAALSFLVMIAKAKPSVALANIEVIQTHGLTGDYDTRRLSVELLISLSKKNTRYPADHTIFTSLYDSLMEAFLKFDKFTAFAANSVDLIYAVCDTPDVICTKILAEMYKCIEQSLVKDADNEEEASLPTELLIRFIFMLGHIALQQLIYLDITVYSELRRRNQVREERKVEEKRKKKMGAFATPKRRGRIDDLRRQTLMNASNASASSRGQRSASVTSNKGPSANTTMTEEETGLEGAVADDADAEYVRSVCERDIVGAGTALARYVPLLRWLLANAARCSPALQAAAALTFTRYMLVSSSVCEEGLQLMVTVLKRSKNVSLRTNLTIAFADLTLRFPNLTQPWTHHIYHILSDEELEVRQCAVKMLSFLVLHEMVRVKGQIADMALCCADKDPRIASMTRLFFKQLSQKGNALYNVMPDIISRLSDPELNVPEEQYRVIMKYITSLIQKDRQMEALVEKLCQRFKLSTDERQWRDLAYCLSLFTYNERSLRKLIENLDCYKDKLYCSGVIESFTTLMNNTSKMARNEIKSLVNELGDKIEECFAVREKDGEDGDDVNSEGTEARQEHPRATPRRRPAQRRNRQRSSSSPDENEPPNKDATPQTVRKSRRKVAQKNKTMNESEESDEDEDFQKKDEVFKKPSTRKVTRKRT